The DNA region TACTGACATTCATTTCATTCTACTGTGGTTGCAGCCCCAGAGACTGGACATATGGGGAAGCAGTGCTGAAGAGGCGGTTGGGTGATAATGTTTTCATCTATGGTAAAGCGTGTTAGTATTTGTTCTCTGCATTCATTAACTTCAAGACTAGTAATCACCTACCCATTCATTCTGACTTTCTGACATACCGAATTATGAACTAGATGCGTGAAAAAAAGTGTAGCTAAAAGGTGAATATGGCACCCACGGCATTACTTTGGCTACATAGCTTTACAGTAGAGAATAATTTCTTATGATCAGCTATGAATGAGCAGACGTTTTTCTCTGCAGCTAGTTCATCGAACATCTACACGAAAACCTTCGATGGGATTGATATAGCTGGAAGAAGGTTAGCAGATGAAGTACGTTCTTGAAAGTTTGTCCTAGAAACAGATTTCAAGCTTTCACCTTTCTGGAGACTGCTATCTCATGTTCCTGATGAACTGCTTAGAAGCTCTTATGCCCTATGGAAGCAGGTCTTGGATGTGGTTAGGAAGATGTCCGGCTTGAGAAAGATTTCCTTCCTAGCTCATTCTTTGGGCGGCTTGTTTGCAAGATATGCTATTTCGATACTCTACTCACCGGAAACAAAGAATACGGGTCAAAGTAGCGTGCGTATCGTGCCTACAACCAGAGGAACTGCAAAATCACGATGTGCTTCAGGATTAGTTGCAATTGCTGTACTGGAGCCAATAAATTTTATTACCTTAGCAACCCCACATGTTGGGGTTAGAGGGAGAAATCAGGTGGGTCACCCAAATGTGTCCAATTAAATTTGCAAAATATATTGTTCATTTTCCACCGCTGCTTGGTTTCCTTGGAAGCAGACTCTCTAGTTTAGTCAAATAAAACTTTTATGTAGATTTTGAAGTTGCCTAGTATGAGTTTTATGAGCTGGCTGAATACATCATGTTGTGTCACCGCTGGAGGGGTCAAAGCCAATTAATCTaaattttggagaaaatttGTGGCTTGTTAATATCGAGCATTTCGTTTACTACATGCttatatgttttattttttaattaccaGCTTCCGTTTCTTCAAGGGCTATCAATTCTAGAGAAACTTGCTGCACCTTTGGCTCCTTTGATTGTTGGGCGCACTGGTGCTCAACTCTTTCTCACCGATGGTGAGCCTAGCAAGCCACCTCTTCTTTTACAAATGGCATCTGATTGAGACAACAAAAAGTTCATGTAAGTGAAGAGGACACATCATTTGGATGCTGAGTTGTTCTTGAAAAATAATGTTTCTTTATTGTTAACAGATTAGCGCTAGCAACTTTTAAGAAGCGCATTTTGTATGCTAATGTTTCATATGACCGTATCCTTCCTTGCTAAATCATTCCTTGAACTTGATCTGCAACATGCAAGCAACTGTTTCTGGTTTTGTTCctgttcttgtttttcttgagcttctcccaGACATGGTCGGCTGGCGAACATCTTCAATAAGGAGAGAAAAGGAGCTTATAAAGGTGGTACTTCCATAAGGATTTCATCGACTACTTACTTGCAGTACTAAATGAATGACGTTTGAATTGATCTTATTTATGCTCTATATGCAGCCCCTGAATCGTTCACTGGATGGCTATAAGCACATTGTGAATGTTGAATACTGCTCGCCCATATCATCACAAGGACCCCATTTCCCTTCCGAAGCTGCCAGAGCCAAAGAAGCTGCACAGAGAACACCAAACACAGAAAATACCGAGGAATACCACCAGATGATGGAAGGTAAGTAGGAATTTTGCAGTCGACATATGTGCGCTGGATTTGCTCATTTCTTGAATGCATTGGGGACACGTGGCACCAAACAGAGGAGATGGTCCATGGCCTGCAGAAGGTCGGTTGGAAGAAGGTGGACGTCAACTTCCATTCATCATTGTGGCCTTACTCTGCTCACAACAACATACATGTATGCGCGGCACAGTTATCTTCCGAATGCTTTCTTTTGGAGTGACATatcttctcttcatccattgAAGTTCTTAGTACCAATGCAGGTTAAGAATGAGTGGCTTCACAATGTTGGCGCTGGTGTCATCGCGCACGTCACGGACAGCATAAAGCAGCAGGAGTCACGGCCATGTCTTCCTGCCAATCTGTAGCATTAGCACCCCCATTTGCTTGACATTTTCTGTGGCTAGTAAACGCATGACAAACTTCTGATTGTCTGCATTCACTGAGCAACCAAATATTTTGGCACCGGGAAGATATAATGATGAGCCATAAGTTGGTCGCTTCGGTAAGTTTCATCGTATGGTAGATTGTTGGACGTCATGTGTTTATCTCTCACCGAAACATGTGCGTTGCACATGGTCACTTGTGCTGCAGATCTTCACGAAATAGTGATGCGTTCGAGGTTGCTAATGTTGCAAACCCAAGTGTCCTGTATAGGCTACAGGTGGTTGTAATCATTCAGGCGATGATGCGGTTGGCAGAGGTTCAGTGGTTTGGGAGCATCAGTCGACCCACGTTAGTTAGTAGTTAAGGGTGTAATAAGATAGGATATTATTAATTAGGGGAGTAATAGGATCGAATATGGATGAATATagttttttatgtattttatcttatatttttttaattagatcGGATATGGACAGATATGGctcattatatattttttctcatatttttttctcaatcgGAGTCGGACATTGATAGAATcggataattattttttctatatcaTATCCTGTGTTTTTTTCTCAGAGTTAGAGCGAATAGTAGCGCAAGCTTTTTGGTTAGTcggataaataaaaaattttcacttcatttacATTCCCATATAGCACATTAAACAATATTAGGATACAATTAAAGTGAGTACAGAGAGATTAAGTGTTGAgatgtgaaaaaatatatttaatattgtCTATCTATAAATATGTAACCATCTacctatatatttttaaatgaaatTATAATAAGATTTCTTGTAATACCTAATATTTGAATATTAGGATAATCGTCATCCTATATCGTATTTTTTTTCAGATCCGAAGTTAGATACAAATTGTGTCAGATATTCATCGTTGTATCACAGTTTTACTTCACAAGTCTTTAATCGGACAGGCGAAAATACCCCtaccgttttcacccctacagTCATCAGCACGCCGCCTGGAAAATTTCAATGAGCTGATGGTAGAGTGGGTCGTCCATGAGTTGGGGCTGAAatcaaaccccccccccccgccccccgaAAACAAAAACAGTTCCAGATTATCATGTTCAGTAGCCACCA from Phragmites australis chromosome 8, lpPhrAust1.1, whole genome shotgun sequence includes:
- the LOC133926265 gene encoding LOW QUALITY PROTEIN: putative lipase YDL109C (The sequence of the model RefSeq protein was modified relative to this genomic sequence to represent the inferred CDS: substituted 1 base at 1 genomic stop codon), with protein sequence MDTSKSKNGPDHLLILVHGIMASPRDWTYGEAVLKRRLGDNVFIYASSSNIYTKTFDGIDIAGRRLADEVLDVVRKMSGLRKISFLAHSLGGLFARYAISILYSPETKNTGQSSVRIVPTTRGTAKSRCASGLVAIAVLEPINFITLATPHVGVRGRNQLPFLQGLSILEKLAAPLAPLIVGRTGAQLFLTDGEPSKPPLLLQMASDXDNKKFILALATFKKRILYANVSYDHMVGWRTSSIRREKELIKPLNRSLDGYKHIVNVEYCSPISSQGPHFPSEAARAKEAAQRTPNTENTEEYHQMMEEEMVHGLQKVGWKKVDVNFHSSLWPYSAHNNIHVKNEWLHNVGAGVIAHVTDSIKQQESRPCLPANL